From a single Bacillus pumilus genomic region:
- the proS gene encoding proline--tRNA ligase, which translates to MSKKQFVEKITSMEEDFAQWYTDVVTKARLVDYSSVRGSMIIQPYGFKIWENIRDELDHQIKETGHENVYMPLFIPESLLQQEKDHIEGFAPEVAWVTHGGESELQERLCVRPTSEVLFAEHYKNIIHSYRDLPKLYNQWANVVRWEKTTRPFLRTLEFLWQEGHTCHETEQEAIEETERMLHVYASLCEELLAIPVIKGRKTEKEKFAGARFTYTVESLMHDGKALQTATSHFFGNGFAKAFGIEFLNREGKLEHVQQTSWGFTTRIIGAMIMVHGDDRGLVLPPNIAPTQVRVVPIASHKEGVLDHAYELKDRLTHIARADIDASDKQPGWKFNECEMQGIPLRVEVGPKDIEKGQVMLARRDTGEKQAVTLDALEQNITSTLEDIQRTMYEKAKERLHEKTSKAHTVEDIERILSEENRLIKAMWCGDEACENDIKEKTGATSRCIPFEQESISDTCVCCGKPASDIVFWAKAY; encoded by the coding sequence ATGTCAAAGAAACAATTTGTTGAGAAAATTACTAGCATGGAAGAAGACTTTGCCCAGTGGTATACAGATGTTGTCACAAAGGCGCGTCTCGTTGATTATTCAAGCGTTAGAGGCAGTATGATCATTCAGCCATACGGCTTTAAAATTTGGGAGAATATTCGCGACGAACTTGATCATCAAATCAAAGAAACGGGGCATGAGAATGTGTATATGCCGCTCTTTATCCCAGAAAGTCTGCTGCAGCAGGAAAAAGACCACATCGAGGGCTTTGCCCCTGAAGTAGCGTGGGTCACACATGGGGGTGAATCCGAATTACAGGAAAGGCTCTGCGTCAGACCAACCTCTGAAGTACTGTTCGCTGAGCATTATAAAAACATCATTCATTCCTACCGTGATTTACCGAAGCTTTATAACCAATGGGCGAATGTCGTCCGCTGGGAAAAGACCACACGCCCATTCCTGAGAACGCTTGAATTTCTATGGCAGGAAGGACACACATGCCATGAGACGGAGCAAGAAGCGATTGAGGAGACAGAAAGAATGCTCCACGTCTACGCTTCTCTTTGCGAAGAGCTCCTTGCCATTCCTGTCATTAAAGGAAGAAAAACAGAGAAGGAAAAATTCGCCGGTGCCCGCTTCACCTATACGGTCGAAAGCTTGATGCACGATGGAAAAGCGCTGCAAACTGCCACTTCTCACTTCTTCGGGAACGGATTTGCCAAAGCATTTGGCATCGAATTCTTAAACCGTGAAGGAAAACTAGAGCATGTCCAGCAAACCTCTTGGGGCTTCACCACGAGAATCATTGGCGCCATGATTATGGTCCATGGTGATGACAGAGGGCTCGTTCTGCCGCCAAACATTGCGCCAACTCAGGTACGTGTTGTGCCAATTGCTTCCCATAAAGAAGGTGTACTGGACCATGCCTATGAATTAAAAGATCGACTCACTCACATCGCACGTGCTGACATCGATGCAAGTGATAAACAGCCAGGCTGGAAGTTCAATGAGTGTGAAATGCAGGGCATTCCTCTACGTGTCGAAGTGGGACCAAAGGACATCGAAAAAGGACAGGTGATGCTCGCAAGACGAGACACTGGTGAAAAACAAGCGGTCACATTAGATGCACTTGAACAAAACATCACATCCACGCTTGAAGATATTCAACGGACGATGTACGAAAAAGCAAAAGAACGATTACATGAAAAAACATCAAAAGCGCACACCGTCGAAGACATTGAGCGCATTCTTTCAGAAGAAAATCGATTAATTAAAGCCATGTGGTGCGGTGACGAGGCCTGTGAGAACGACATCAAAGAAAAAACTGGGGCGACCTCACGATGTATTCCATTTGAACAGGAATCCATTTCTGACACATGTGTCTGCTGCGGGAAACCTGCTTCAGATATAGTGTTCTGGGCGAAAGCCTACTAA
- the glpT gene encoding glycerol-3-phosphate transporter encodes MFKWFKPAPHIDRLDDAKTDETYKRLRLQVFLGIFIGYAGYYLLRKNFAFAIPYLQEEGFTKSELGFVLAAVSIAYGFSKFIMGMISDRCNPRYFLATGLFLSAIINILFVSFPWVTSSVWIMFLFMFLNGWFQGMGWPPCGRTMAHWFSVSERGTKMSIWNVAHNIGGGILAPLITLGIVLFATWKSIFFFPAIIAIIVSFVIILLVRDTPQSTGLPPIEEYRNDYPAQQYEDQEKELTVKEILFKYVLNNKFLWYIAIANVFVYFVRYGVVDWAPTYLTEAKGFSPEHSRWSYFLYEYAGIPGTLLCGWISDRFFRSRRAPAGVLFMVGVLIAVLVYWLNPAGNPMIDNIALISIGFLIYGPVMLIGLQAIDLAPKKAAGTAAGLTGFFGYIGGSAFANAMMGVVVDHYDWTGGFILLVGSCVLAIVFLAMTWNTGKRVEQA; translated from the coding sequence ATGTTCAAATGGTTCAAACCCGCTCCGCATATCGACAGGCTCGATGATGCCAAAACAGACGAGACGTATAAGAGGCTGCGGCTGCAAGTCTTTTTAGGCATCTTTATCGGGTATGCGGGCTACTATTTACTGCGCAAAAATTTTGCTTTTGCCATTCCTTATCTACAGGAGGAAGGGTTCACCAAAAGTGAATTGGGCTTTGTACTCGCAGCTGTCTCCATCGCTTATGGCTTTAGTAAATTCATCATGGGGATGATCTCAGACCGCTGTAATCCAAGATACTTTTTAGCCACCGGACTCTTTTTATCAGCCATTATCAATATCCTATTTGTCTCATTTCCATGGGTGACATCCAGTGTATGGATCATGTTCTTATTCATGTTTTTAAACGGCTGGTTCCAAGGAATGGGATGGCCACCATGTGGACGAACGATGGCGCATTGGTTTTCGGTTAGTGAACGTGGAACGAAAATGTCTATATGGAACGTCGCTCACAATATAGGCGGCGGGATTCTTGCACCACTCATCACCTTAGGGATTGTGCTGTTTGCGACGTGGAAAAGTATCTTTTTCTTCCCTGCCATCATTGCCATTATCGTCTCCTTCGTGATCATTCTTCTCGTCCGGGATACCCCGCAATCCACTGGTCTTCCGCCAATCGAAGAATATCGCAATGACTATCCGGCTCAGCAGTATGAAGATCAAGAAAAAGAATTAACAGTGAAAGAGATTTTATTTAAGTATGTACTCAACAATAAATTCCTTTGGTATATCGCCATTGCGAACGTCTTTGTCTACTTCGTCCGTTACGGTGTCGTTGACTGGGCACCGACCTACTTAACAGAAGCGAAGGGCTTTTCACCAGAACATTCACGCTGGTCTTATTTTCTTTATGAATATGCAGGCATTCCCGGTACATTATTGTGCGGATGGATCAGTGACCGTTTCTTTAGAAGCCGCCGCGCACCAGCAGGCGTCCTCTTTATGGTTGGGGTGTTAATTGCCGTTCTCGTGTACTGGTTAAACCCTGCTGGTAATCCAATGATCGATAACATTGCCCTTATTAGCATCGGCTTTTTGATTTACGGACCTGTCATGCTCATTGGACTTCAAGCCATTGACCTTGCTCCTAAAAAAGCAGCTGGCACTGCGGCCGGACTTACAGGCTTCTTCGGTTATATTGGCGGCTCTGCCTTTGCCAATGCGATGATGGGCGTTGTCGTAGATCACTATGACTGGACAGGAGGCTTCATTTTACTAGTTGGTTCTTGTGTACTTGCAATTGTCTTCCTTGCAATGACTTGGAATACAGGGAAGCGAGTAGAGCAGGCTTAA
- a CDS encoding MBL fold metallo-hydrolase, whose protein sequence is MTVKAMTAKQLTKKIVNKEPLFLLDVRNQADVQDWKIEGEAIVDMNVPYFDLLEGVEGILHDIPHDREVLVVCAKEGSSIMVAEMLSEAGRTVHYLEGGMKAWSEHLEPVKIGNLAGGGELYQFVRMGKGCLSYMIISNGEAAIVDAARMTDVYIHFAKKHDASITQVLDTHLHADHISGGKKLAEQTGASYWLPPKDAEEVIFEYKRLEEGQRITIGAASIDIHPLYSPGHTIGSTSFIVDHQYLLSGDILFVDSIGRPDLAGMAEDWVGDLRETLYDRYGALSKDLIVLPAHFMIMDEVNEDGSVWKELGVLFEENHGLNIEDEDVFRQMVTKNLPAQPNAYQDIRQTNMGKLSPDEEAQREMEIGPNRCAIR, encoded by the coding sequence ATGACGGTAAAAGCGATGACCGCAAAGCAGTTAACTAAAAAGATTGTGAACAAGGAGCCTCTCTTTTTGCTGGATGTGCGAAATCAAGCGGACGTTCAAGACTGGAAGATTGAAGGGGAAGCAATCGTAGATATGAATGTACCTTATTTTGATCTCCTGGAAGGAGTAGAGGGCATTTTGCATGACATTCCTCATGATCGTGAAGTGTTGGTGGTTTGTGCCAAGGAAGGCTCCTCTATCATGGTGGCGGAGATGCTGTCAGAGGCGGGCAGAACGGTTCATTATTTAGAAGGCGGTATGAAGGCGTGGAGCGAGCATCTAGAGCCAGTGAAGATCGGGAATTTAGCCGGCGGTGGAGAGTTGTACCAATTTGTGCGAATGGGTAAAGGATGCTTGTCTTATATGATCATATCGAATGGAGAAGCCGCGATTGTGGATGCAGCAAGAATGACGGATGTCTATATTCATTTTGCTAAAAAGCATGATGCCTCTATAACTCAAGTGTTGGATACCCATCTTCATGCGGATCATATTTCTGGCGGGAAGAAACTGGCTGAACAGACGGGTGCTAGCTACTGGCTGCCGCCAAAAGATGCTGAAGAAGTGATTTTTGAATATAAACGTCTTGAAGAAGGACAGCGCATAACGATTGGAGCGGCTTCCATTGACATTCATCCCCTTTACTCACCGGGGCATACAATCGGTTCAACCTCTTTTATCGTGGATCATCAATATCTTCTTTCAGGCGATATCTTGTTCGTTGATTCGATTGGAAGACCTGATCTTGCTGGAATGGCGGAGGACTGGGTAGGTGATTTGAGAGAAACACTTTATGATCGATATGGAGCTCTTTCGAAAGACCTCATTGTTTTGCCAGCGCATTTCATGATCATGGATGAAGTCAATGAAGACGGAAGCGTTTGGAAGGAGCTAGGCGTTCTATTTGAAGAAAATCATGGACTGAATATTGAAGATGAAGACGTATTTAGACAAATGGTCACGAAGAATCTGCCTGCACAGCCAAATGCGTATCAAGACATTCGTCAAACCAATATGGGGAAGCTGAGCCCAGACGAGGAAGCGCAGCGCGAAATGGAAATCGGTCCAAACCGTTGTGCGATTCGGTAA
- a CDS encoding sulfurtransferase TusA family protein: MTSDQILDVTGLACPMPIIRTKKKMNDLAEGQVLEIHATDKGAKADLVAWAKSSGHELITQTDEGRVLKFWVRKGS, encoded by the coding sequence ATGACATCAGATCAAATTTTAGACGTAACAGGGCTTGCATGCCCAATGCCGATTATTCGGACGAAGAAAAAAATGAATGACTTGGCAGAAGGTCAAGTTTTAGAAATACATGCAACAGATAAAGGGGCTAAAGCTGACTTGGTGGCATGGGCGAAGTCAAGTGGACATGAATTGATCACGCAGACGGATGAAGGACGTGTACTGAAGTTCTGGGTGAGAAAAGGGTCCTAA
- a CDS encoding rhodanese-like domain-containing protein: protein MVQTILLIIVIGLLVSRFLPVRGVKQIDAADMKKRLKSKGQQLIDVRSPSEFQTNHIKGFQNIPLPQLKEQAHELAKDKEVYVICQSGMRSMQAAKILKKQGFTQITNIKGGMNAWR, encoded by the coding sequence ATGGTGCAGACGATTTTACTCATCATCGTAATTGGATTACTCGTGAGCCGCTTTCTACCGGTACGAGGTGTGAAGCAAATAGATGCAGCAGATATGAAAAAGAGGCTGAAAAGCAAAGGGCAACAGCTCATTGATGTGCGCTCTCCTAGTGAATTTCAAACAAATCATATCAAAGGATTTCAAAATATCCCATTGCCACAGTTAAAGGAACAAGCACATGAACTTGCGAAAGATAAAGAAGTTTATGTGATATGTCAAAGCGGGATGAGAAGTATGCAGGCGGCGAAAATATTGAAGAAGCAAGGATTTACTCAGATTACGAATATCAAGGGTGGCATGAATGCTTGGCGTTAA
- a CDS encoding DsrE/DsrF/DrsH-like family protein, producing MEEQKKRTTIVLFSGDYDKAMAAYIIANGAAAYDHEVTIFHTFWGLNALRKDEMVPLKKGFLEKMFGKMMPRGSDRMGLSKMNFAGMGPKMIKHVIKKHNAMTLPQLIDMAKEQDINLVACTMTMDLLGLQEKELLDDIQYAGVAAYLAEAEIGRVNLFI from the coding sequence ATGGAAGAACAGAAAAAGCGCACGACGATTGTGTTATTTAGTGGAGATTATGATAAAGCGATGGCCGCTTACATTATTGCCAATGGTGCAGCAGCCTATGATCATGAGGTGACCATTTTCCATACCTTTTGGGGATTGAATGCCTTGCGTAAGGATGAGATGGTGCCATTGAAAAAGGGATTTTTAGAAAAAATGTTTGGTAAGATGATGCCGCGCGGGTCTGATCGTATGGGGCTGTCCAAGATGAATTTTGCAGGAATGGGCCCGAAGATGATCAAGCATGTGATCAAAAAGCACAACGCCATGACTTTGCCGCAGCTCATTGATATGGCGAAGGAGCAGGATATCAATCTCGTGGCATGTACAATGACGATGGATCTTTTAGGACTACAGGAGAAAGAATTATTGGATGACATTCAATATGCTGGTGTAGCGGCATATTTAGCAGAAGCTGAAATCGGACGTGTGAATTTATTTATCTAG
- a CDS encoding sulfurtransferase TusA family protein, with protein MQQPTVILDAKGLACPMPIVKTKKQMNELLPGDVLEVQATDKGSAADLAAWSKSAGHEFLGTKVEGQVLHHLIRKGGAKQEEEQSMISEMSLETFHQKVKEDPTLFILDVRELDEYEAGRIPGAVHIPLGEVEQRAEELSRETDIYLICHSGRRSELAAQKLKEKGFHQLTNIVPGMNSWTGAIEK; from the coding sequence ATGCAGCAACCAACCGTCATTTTAGATGCAAAAGGATTGGCATGCCCAATGCCAATTGTAAAAACGAAAAAACAGATGAATGAGCTGTTGCCGGGCGATGTGCTTGAAGTGCAGGCAACTGATAAAGGATCAGCAGCGGATCTAGCAGCATGGTCAAAAAGTGCAGGTCATGAATTTTTAGGAACAAAAGTAGAAGGCCAGGTGCTCCATCATTTGATCCGTAAGGGCGGAGCGAAACAGGAGGAGGAGCAGTCCATGATTTCGGAAATGTCTTTGGAGACTTTTCATCAGAAGGTAAAAGAAGATCCAACTTTGTTTATTTTAGATGTACGAGAGCTGGATGAATACGAGGCAGGTCGTATTCCAGGAGCTGTTCACATCCCTCTCGGTGAGGTTGAACAACGTGCGGAAGAATTGAGCCGAGAGACGGACATTTATCTTATCTGTCATTCTGGCAGAAGAAGTGAATTAGCTGCGCAAAAGTTAAAAGAAAAAGGATTTCATCAATTGACAAATATAGTGCCAGGCATGAATAGCTGGACAGGAGCGATTGAAAAATAG
- a CDS encoding metal-sensitive transcriptional regulator, producing MEYNQQMKNRLRRIEGQIKGVLAMMEQGKDCREVVTQLSASRNAIDRAMGVIVSTNLEQCVRESLEEGKDTEGLVKEAVELLVKSR from the coding sequence ATGGAATATAATCAGCAGATGAAGAACCGTCTTCGCCGGATTGAAGGGCAGATTAAAGGGGTTCTTGCGATGATGGAGCAGGGAAAGGATTGCCGCGAGGTGGTGACGCAGCTGTCTGCATCACGCAATGCCATTGATCGGGCGATGGGTGTGATTGTGAGTACAAACCTTGAGCAATGTGTCCGTGAAAGTCTTGAAGAAGGCAAGGATACGGAAGGTCTTGTGAAAGAGGCAGTTGAGCTATTGGTGAAAAGCCGGTAA
- a CDS encoding sulfite exporter TauE/SafE family protein has product MDFAFLITLFIIGCIGSFLSGMVGIGGSVINYPMLLYIPPLVGVMALSAHEVSGIGAIQVLFSTLGGVLAYRKSGFLHRSLILYMGISILAGSLLGSYVSHFMPENGMNLIYGLLAIVAVILMLIPKKGQRAEAEGEVTFHKGLASGIAFVIGSISGVLGAGGAFILVPVMLSVLKIPVRMTIASSLAITFLSAIGASTGKILTGQVMLLPAVVLMLASLAAAPIGAKVGQKINAVYLQWALAVMITATAVKIWLDLL; this is encoded by the coding sequence GTGGATTTTGCGTTTTTGATTACACTTTTTATCATCGGATGTATTGGTTCCTTCTTATCAGGAATGGTGGGGATTGGGGGATCGGTGATCAACTATCCCATGCTGCTTTATATCCCACCTCTCGTTGGTGTGATGGCGCTATCAGCACATGAGGTATCAGGGATTGGCGCCATTCAAGTGCTTTTTTCAACGCTCGGTGGTGTCTTGGCCTATCGGAAAAGCGGATTTTTACACCGGTCGTTGATTTTATATATGGGAATCAGTATATTGGCGGGCAGCTTATTAGGCAGTTATGTATCTCACTTTATGCCTGAGAATGGGATGAATCTCATCTACGGATTGCTCGCCATTGTGGCTGTAATCCTCATGCTGATTCCCAAAAAGGGACAGCGTGCAGAGGCAGAGGGAGAAGTCACTTTTCATAAAGGGCTGGCGTCAGGTATTGCCTTTGTCATTGGCAGTATTTCCGGGGTGTTAGGTGCGGGTGGAGCATTTATATTGGTGCCGGTGATGCTGTCTGTTTTAAAAATTCCTGTCCGGATGACGATTGCGTCTTCACTTGCGATTACGTTTCTATCAGCGATAGGTGCATCGACTGGAAAAATATTGACGGGTCAAGTCATGCTTCTTCCTGCGGTTGTTCTGATGCTGGCAAGTTTAGCAGCTGCGCCCATTGGTGCTAAGGTTGGTCAGAAAATCAATGCCGTCTACTTGCAATGGGCACTCGCTGTGATGATTACGGCGACAGCGGTCAAAATTTGGCTGGATTTATTATAA
- a CDS encoding SurA N-terminal domain-containing protein produces MKKVSYTLIACLLSVGLAACSSNDAKQDKQNDSAKNKETTQADQKEQQKQMEEMQKKLDAQKIDDQKVVATVNQDKITGSEYNSALSTIQGQLQQSGQDPTSKEGEKAVKKQTIDALVGQELILQDAEKKGFKASDKQVDKQLKEEKKQFKDNAQFEEALKKSGLTMDQLKSDIADSIKYSQYVDKEIKSASVSEKDVKAYYDQYADQMKKQKQKAPEYKEVKSQIKKQLESQEKQKEVQKEIEKLKKAAKINVSI; encoded by the coding sequence ATGAAAAAGGTATCATATACACTCATCGCTTGTCTGTTATCAGTGGGGCTTGCAGCTTGCTCGTCAAACGATGCGAAACAAGATAAGCAAAACGATTCAGCCAAAAACAAGGAAACAACACAGGCTGACCAAAAAGAGCAGCAAAAGCAAATGGAAGAGATGCAAAAGAAATTAGATGCACAAAAAATCGATGATCAAAAGGTCGTTGCGACCGTCAACCAAGACAAAATCACAGGCAGTGAATATAATAGCGCTCTATCAACCATTCAAGGGCAGCTTCAGCAATCAGGGCAAGACCCAACATCTAAAGAAGGCGAAAAAGCAGTCAAAAAACAAACCATTGATGCGCTCGTAGGTCAAGAGCTCATCCTGCAAGATGCCGAGAAAAAGGGCTTCAAAGCTTCAGACAAGCAGGTAGATAAACAGCTAAAAGAAGAAAAGAAACAATTTAAAGACAACGCTCAATTTGAAGAAGCATTGAAAAAGAGCGGACTCACAATGGATCAGCTGAAAAGTGACATTGCCGACAGCATCAAGTACAGCCAATATGTCGACAAGGAAATCAAATCAGCCTCTGTGTCTGAAAAAGACGTCAAAGCGTACTATGACCAATACGCAGATCAAATGAAAAAACAAAAGCAAAAAGCACCAGAATACAAAGAGGTTAAATCACAAATTAAAAAACAACTAGAATCTCAAGAAAAGCAGAAAGAAGTACAAAAAGAAATTGAAAAACTAAAGAAAGCTGCAAAAATTAATGTGTCTATTTAA
- a CDS encoding thioredoxin domain-containing protein, with product MLSFLIRYYEWTGQENALYAVTKTLDGMANGGIYDHIGSGFSRYSTDEKWLVPHFEKMLYDNALLMEAYTEAYQLTQQPEYEKLVQRLIQFIKRDMMNHDGSFYSAIDADSEGKEGQYYVWTKEEIMTHLGENLGALFCAVYHITEEGNFEGANIPHTISTSFDDIKASFSIDDHTLQSKLKEARHILHSVRQQRPAPLVDDKVLTSWNALMISALAKAGRVFDEKEAIRMAKQAMFFLETHLVQHDRLMVRYREGDVKHLGFIEDYAHMLKAYMSLYEATFELEWLEKATTIAENMFELFWDKEKGGFFFSGSDAEALIVREKEVYDGAMPSGNSTALKHLLMLSKLTGRQDWLDTLQQMFKAFYVDVSSYPSGHTAFLQGLLGQYATKREIIILGKNGDPQKERLLQALRKRFVPFDIILTAETGHDLAQIAPFAKDYKTIDDRTTVYICENYSCRQPITNIDEVMGQLFHD from the coding sequence ATGCTTTCATTCCTGATACGCTATTACGAATGGACTGGGCAGGAGAATGCACTATATGCAGTCACGAAAACGTTAGATGGAATGGCAAATGGCGGTATATACGATCATATTGGTTCGGGATTTTCTCGTTATTCAACAGACGAAAAATGGCTTGTGCCGCATTTTGAAAAAATGCTGTATGATAACGCCTTGCTGATGGAGGCGTACACAGAAGCGTATCAGCTCACTCAACAACCCGAATATGAAAAGCTTGTCCAACGCCTGATCCAATTTATTAAACGAGATATGATGAATCACGATGGCTCCTTTTATTCAGCGATAGATGCAGATTCTGAAGGGAAAGAAGGGCAATATTACGTTTGGACAAAAGAGGAGATCATGACTCATTTAGGCGAGAATCTCGGGGCATTATTCTGCGCTGTTTATCACATTACAGAAGAGGGGAACTTTGAAGGGGCGAACATTCCTCATACCATTTCCACCTCTTTTGATGACATCAAAGCCTCCTTCTCGATTGATGACCATACGCTTCAGTCTAAGCTAAAAGAAGCCCGGCACATTTTACATTCTGTTAGACAGCAGCGTCCTGCACCGCTTGTCGATGACAAGGTGCTCACATCCTGGAATGCGCTGATGATCTCTGCGCTCGCCAAAGCTGGAAGGGTATTTGATGAAAAAGAGGCCATCCGTATGGCGAAACAGGCGATGTTCTTCCTAGAGACACACCTCGTCCAACACGATCGGCTCATGGTCCGCTACAGAGAAGGTGACGTGAAGCATCTCGGCTTTATCGAGGACTATGCGCATATGCTAAAAGCCTATATGTCTTTATACGAAGCGACCTTTGAACTGGAATGGCTGGAAAAAGCCACAACCATTGCTGAGAACATGTTTGAGCTGTTTTGGGACAAGGAAAAAGGGGGCTTTTTCTTCTCAGGATCAGATGCCGAAGCACTTATCGTTCGAGAAAAAGAAGTGTACGACGGTGCCATGCCTTCTGGCAACAGCACTGCACTCAAGCACCTTCTCATGCTAAGCAAACTGACCGGACGTCAGGATTGGCTAGACACATTACAGCAGATGTTCAAAGCCTTTTATGTCGATGTCTCTTCCTATCCAAGTGGGCACACAGCGTTTCTGCAAGGGCTCCTTGGTCAATATGCAACAAAAAGAGAGATCATCATTCTTGGGAAAAACGGTGATCCTCAAAAAGAACGGCTTTTACAGGCGCTTCGGAAACGCTTCGTGCCATTTGATATCATATTGACTGCCGAAACTGGACATGACCTAGCACAAATCGCACCTTTTGCAAAAGATTACAAAACAATCGACGACAGGACCACTGTTTATATTTGTGAAAACTACAGCTGCCGCCAGCCCATTACCAATATTGACGAGGTGATGGGGCAATTATTCCACGATTGA
- a CDS encoding MFS transporter: MNWRVYLLAVSTFAVGLVELVVGGILPSLAEDLNVSLATAGQLITVFAIVYAISAPVLLTATAKIERKRLYLIALLVFTIGNVFTYFSSTFALVMISRVLIAMSTALVVVLSLTITAKLVEPAHRAKALGLIFIGISSSLVLGVPIGIFITESFGWRVMFLGISILSAISMVLIYFLLEKMPVEKVTPLREQIRSLGHPKIFSAHLISLFMLAGHYMLYSYFTPFLMEVLHMTPFWISICYLVFGLASIGGNGFGGWLSDKLGSGKAILLVTIAFAVVMFTIPYTAGVFVLFMIMVVLWGALSWALTPALQSYLIQTDPVTSDIQQSLNTSALQIGISIGSAVGGVMFTMTGSSIDLAKFGAVFVLIAFSCAVISLKRPPLYMDRQHHAE, encoded by the coding sequence ATGAACTGGAGAGTATATTTATTAGCCGTTTCTACTTTTGCGGTTGGATTAGTTGAGCTTGTGGTCGGGGGCATTTTGCCAAGTTTGGCAGAGGACCTCAATGTATCTCTTGCAACAGCTGGGCAGCTCATCACCGTATTTGCCATTGTGTATGCCATTTCAGCACCTGTGCTGCTGACTGCCACAGCTAAAATTGAACGAAAGCGTCTTTATTTAATCGCGTTATTGGTGTTTACAATAGGAAATGTGTTCACTTATTTTAGTTCAACCTTTGCCCTTGTCATGATCTCGCGGGTATTGATTGCGATGAGCACAGCGCTTGTTGTGGTTCTGTCTCTCACGATCACTGCTAAATTGGTGGAACCAGCGCATCGTGCGAAGGCTTTAGGGCTGATTTTTATAGGAATTAGTTCTTCACTTGTTCTCGGTGTACCGATCGGTATTTTTATTACAGAGAGCTTTGGCTGGAGAGTGATGTTTTTAGGAATCAGTATTCTGTCCGCCATATCCATGGTACTGATTTATTTTCTATTGGAGAAAATGCCTGTTGAAAAAGTCACACCTCTTAGGGAGCAAATTCGTTCTTTAGGGCATCCGAAAATTTTTAGCGCACATTTGATCAGTTTGTTTATGCTTGCAGGTCATTATATGCTTTATTCTTATTTCACTCCATTTTTAATGGAAGTTCTGCATATGACTCCGTTTTGGATTAGTATTTGTTATTTGGTCTTCGGGCTTGCGTCTATAGGCGGGAATGGATTTGGCGGCTGGCTTAGTGACAAGCTGGGTTCAGGGAAAGCCATTTTGCTGGTGACAATCGCGTTTGCGGTTGTGATGTTTACCATTCCTTATACAGCGGGTGTGTTTGTGCTCTTTATGATCATGGTTGTCCTATGGGGAGCGCTCAGCTGGGCATTGACGCCTGCTTTGCAGAGTTATTTGATTCAAACAGATCCTGTGACGTCTGATATTCAGCAAAGTTTAAATACATCTGCTTTGCAAATCGGGATCTCGATTGGATCAGCGGTTGGCGGTGTCATGTTTACGATGACCGGTTCATCTATTGATCTGGCTAAATTCGGTGCAGTGTTTGTGCTGATAGCCTTTAGCTGTGCGGTGATTTCGTTGAAGAGACCGCCGCTTTATATGGATCGTCAGCATCATGCTGAATAG